A portion of the Eubacterium maltosivorans genome contains these proteins:
- a CDS encoding type II toxin-antitoxin system RelE family toxin, whose protein sequence is MAEKYHVVLTEKAKKSLKKLDRHTALLITGWLRKNLEGCANPYQYGKSLSANRSGQWRYRIGDYRLVCEISEQTITILVLNVGHRKEICKH, encoded by the coding sequence TTGGCTGAGAAATATCATGTCGTTTTAACTGAAAAGGCGAAAAAAAGCCTGAAAAAGCTTGACAGACATACTGCGCTTTTAATTACAGGCTGGTTAAGAAAAAATCTTGAAGGCTGCGCCAACCCCTATCAGTACGGCAAGAGTCTCAGCGCGAACCGAAGCGGGCAGTGGCGTTACCGTATCGGCGATTACCGCCTGGTCTGCGAGATTTCAGAGCAGACCATCACCATTCTTGTTTTAAATGTGGGACACCGGAAAGAAATTTGTAAGCATTAG
- a CDS encoding glycerol-3-phosphate responsive antiterminator — protein sequence MSNLQTPLPAVIPAISNTADLVAFLDSYADPWVMVKLGDINTLPNIVRRVHEKHKKIIVHHDSINGLSPDRSGIRYLANIGVDAVNTTRLHCISTIQNEKMLAVLGLFIIDSSAVASAVRAVNENTPDFALLMPSSLPERIIRKIKSETGCPLLGGGLCASAGELNLLLKAGLEGVTTSEKALWHNQQKED from the coding sequence TTGTCAAACCTGCAAACACCCCTGCCAGCTGTTATTCCGGCTATTTCCAATACTGCCGACCTCGTGGCCTTTCTGGACAGCTACGCGGATCCCTGGGTCATGGTAAAACTTGGCGATATCAACACATTGCCCAATATCGTGCGCCGCGTTCATGAAAAGCACAAAAAAATTATTGTGCATCATGATTCCATAAACGGCCTGAGCCCAGACCGTAGCGGTATCCGTTACCTTGCAAACATCGGTGTCGACGCTGTAAACACAACCAGGCTTCACTGTATCAGCACCATACAAAATGAAAAAATGCTGGCTGTTTTAGGGCTTTTTATCATTGACAGCAGCGCAGTCGCCAGCGCGGTGCGCGCGGTAAATGAAAACACACCCGATTTTGCTCTGCTAATGCCTTCTTCTCTGCCGGAGCGCATTATCAGAAAGATAAAATCAGAAACCGGCTGTCCTCTGCTCGGCGGAGGACTCTGCGCCAGCGCCGGAGAGCTGAACCTGCTCTTAAAGGCTGGTCTGGAAGGCGTTACCACCAGTGAAAAAGCACTGTGGCATAACCAACAAAAGGAGGACTAA
- the glpK gene encoding glycerol kinase GlpK, protein MKKYILGIDQGTTGTRAIIFDQDVNIISSAYSEFTQYFPQPGWVEHDAMEIYEITLKMMRQAISEAHLKPENIAGIGITNQRETTVFWDKNTGIPADRAIVWQDRRTLPICEALIEKDGPAIEDRTGVTIIPNDSATKIHWQLKNNPEIRKGVDEGRLIYGTIDSWLTWKLSGGRVHVTDPSNSAVTLLQNARTLDYDEGILNELEIPRSILPEIRSTSEIYTATDPALFDGVEIPIAGLIGDQQGATLGQACFEKGMAKNTYGTGSFILMNTGDEYIPPSDGIFSPVLWSIGGKVDYGLEGLVDVSGAAIQWLRDGLNIIEKSGEAEMLARQVNDTAGVYFVPAFVGLGAPYFDSYARGTIIGISRGTTKHHIARAALESMAFQVRDAFKVMERKAGIPLKKLRADGGGAKSDFMLQFQADILGIPVERPVITETTCLGAAYSAGLAVGYWDSIEEISKFWKIDRSFEPAISDEEREERCFNWNRAIERAGGWLKR, encoded by the coding sequence ATGAAAAAGTATATTTTAGGTATTGACCAGGGAACCACCGGCACACGCGCCATCATTTTTGACCAGGATGTCAATATTATTTCCTCAGCCTACAGCGAATTCACTCAGTATTTTCCACAGCCTGGCTGGGTAGAGCATGACGCCATGGAAATTTATGAAATCACCCTGAAAATGATGCGGCAGGCCATTTCAGAGGCGCACCTCAAGCCCGAAAACATCGCGGGCATCGGCATTACCAACCAGCGTGAGACCACTGTATTCTGGGATAAGAACACTGGAATCCCCGCAGACCGCGCCATTGTCTGGCAGGACCGGCGCACCCTGCCGATCTGTGAGGCCCTGATCGAAAAAGATGGGCCGGCCATTGAAGACCGCACAGGCGTCACCATCATCCCCAACGACTCCGCCACCAAAATCCACTGGCAGCTGAAGAATAACCCTGAAATCCGCAAGGGTGTGGACGAAGGCCGGCTTATTTACGGAACCATTGATTCCTGGCTTACCTGGAAGCTGTCTGGCGGCAGGGTGCATGTGACCGATCCGTCAAACAGCGCGGTCACCCTGCTTCAAAACGCCAGAACCCTTGATTATGACGAAGGCATCCTGAACGAACTGGAAATCCCACGAAGCATTCTTCCGGAAATCCGCAGCACCAGCGAAATCTATACCGCCACCGATCCAGCGCTGTTTGACGGCGTTGAAATCCCCATCGCCGGGCTCATCGGCGACCAGCAGGGCGCGACGCTGGGCCAGGCCTGCTTTGAAAAGGGCATGGCTAAAAACACCTATGGCACCGGCTCCTTTATTCTGATGAATACCGGCGACGAGTACATCCCGCCATCGGACGGGATTTTCTCCCCTGTGCTGTGGTCCATTGGCGGAAAGGTTGACTATGGGCTGGAGGGCCTGGTAGATGTCTCTGGCGCCGCAATCCAGTGGCTGCGGGACGGCCTCAACATTATTGAAAAGAGCGGCGAAGCCGAGATGCTTGCCAGACAGGTGAACGACACAGCCGGCGTCTACTTTGTCCCGGCTTTTGTGGGCTTGGGCGCACCTTATTTCGATTCCTACGCCAGAGGCACCATCATCGGCATATCCCGCGGCACCACCAAGCACCACATCGCCAGAGCCGCCCTGGAATCCATGGCTTTTCAGGTGAGAGACGCCTTTAAGGTCATGGAGCGCAAAGCCGGCATTCCGCTTAAAAAGCTCCGAGCCGACGGCGGCGGCGCCAAAAGCGATTTTATGCTTCAGTTCCAGGCCGACATTTTGGGGATTCCCGTTGAACGGCCCGTCATTACAGAAACCACTTGCCTCGGCGCTGCCTACTCCGCCGGACTGGCGGTTGGCTATTGGGATTCCATCGAGGAAATTTCCAAATTCTGGAAAATCGACCGCAGCTTTGAGCCTGCGATCTCAGACGAAGAACGCGAAGAACGCTGCTTTAACTGGAACCGCGCCATTGAACGCGCGGGCGGCTGGCTGAAACGATAA
- a CDS encoding amidohydrolase, whose protein sequence is MNDLALTCGNIITMDTHRPFCEAVLIKNGKITAAGRSEDVRRLAGERHINCVDLKGKTAVPGLHDCHVHVMGTGLNAIGIDLYDCASIADVFDKIREASEDGASGWVYCTRLDESRLAEKRPPTAAEIDAVVPDRGVYIVDRGLHYTLVNTLAFNEIGFDGTEHGLVKDASGHVTGRLHDKANGKARSYFYEKMTDAQRADMLNHTASEAVKMGITTIHAMEGGDMFSDKDIPVFLENQRHFPLDIRLYWDTENIQNILDHHLPVVGTDLLLDGSIGSRTAAFMQPYTDAPDTCGEIYFTEDFVVNHITNAHKNHLQAGFHAIGQRAVTFVLDCLEKSLALYPCTGHRFRIEHFGFPDARDIERAARLGVVISTQPSFTYLRGGPGSVYNLRLGDDRERRGYPLSAFVKAGIPVGGGSDSGVTPMDPVLGLHAAVNQSYSENSVDIQSALRMFTLDAAYCAFEEDQKGSITPGKLGDLTILSGDPYTTASDKLKDLEVCMTIKNGKIVYQK, encoded by the coding sequence ATGAATGATCTGGCTCTTACCTGTGGAAACATCATTACCATGGATACGCACCGCCCCTTCTGTGAGGCGGTTCTCATTAAAAATGGTAAGATTACCGCCGCCGGCCGTTCCGAGGATGTCAGGCGACTGGCTGGAGAGCGGCATATTAACTGCGTTGACTTAAAAGGAAAAACCGCCGTACCCGGGCTCCACGACTGCCATGTGCACGTCATGGGCACTGGCCTCAACGCCATCGGCATCGACCTGTACGACTGTGCTTCCATCGCCGACGTGTTTGATAAAATCCGGGAAGCCTCAGAGGACGGGGCTTCCGGGTGGGTTTACTGCACCCGGCTCGATGAATCCCGCCTGGCTGAGAAACGGCCGCCGACCGCAGCCGAAATTGACGCGGTTGTCCCAGACCGCGGCGTCTACATTGTGGACCGCGGACTGCACTACACACTGGTCAATACCCTGGCCTTTAACGAAATTGGTTTTGACGGAACCGAACACGGCCTGGTAAAAGACGCATCTGGCCACGTTACCGGACGGCTGCACGACAAAGCTAACGGCAAAGCCCGCTCCTATTTCTATGAGAAAATGACCGATGCCCAGCGGGCGGATATGCTAAACCACACAGCCTCAGAGGCGGTCAAAATGGGGATCACCACCATTCACGCCATGGAGGGCGGCGATATGTTTTCGGATAAAGATATTCCTGTTTTTCTTGAAAACCAGCGCCACTTTCCCCTCGATATCCGCCTCTACTGGGATACCGAAAACATCCAGAATATTCTGGACCACCATCTGCCGGTTGTCGGAACCGACCTTTTGCTGGACGGCTCCATCGGCTCCCGAACCGCGGCCTTCATGCAGCCTTATACCGACGCCCCGGATACCTGTGGCGAAATCTATTTTACTGAGGATTTTGTGGTCAACCACATCACAAACGCCCATAAAAACCACCTTCAGGCCGGTTTTCACGCCATTGGCCAGCGCGCCGTCACCTTTGTGCTGGACTGCCTGGAAAAATCGCTGGCGCTGTACCCATGCACAGGCCACCGCTTCCGCATCGAGCATTTTGGATTTCCAGACGCCCGCGATATCGAGCGCGCCGCCCGGCTTGGCGTTGTAATCTCAACCCAGCCTTCCTTTACCTATCTGCGGGGCGGCCCTGGCAGCGTCTATAACCTTCGCCTTGGAGATGATCGCGAGCGCCGGGGCTATCCGCTTTCCGCTTTTGTGAAAGCCGGCATTCCCGTGGGGGGCGGCTCCGATTCTGGCGTCACCCCCATGGACCCTGTCTTAGGCCTCCACGCGGCTGTCAACCAGTCCTATTCCGAAAACAGTGTGGATATCCAGAGCGCACTGCGGATGTTCACCCTTGATGCCGCCTACTGTGCCTTTGAGGAAGACCAAAAGGGCAGTATCACACCCGGAAAGCTGGGAGATCTCACTATTCTGTCTGGAGACCCTTACACCACAGCCTCTGATAAGCTCAAGGATCTCGAGGTCTGTATGACCATTAAAAACGGAAAAATTGTTTATCAAAAATAA
- the relB gene encoding type II toxin-antitoxin system RelB family antitoxin: protein MAVSVRLNKEDEALIRNYAQMKNLSVSEAIRQAVMEKIEDEFDLKVYYEAMAEYKENPVTYTLDEVERELEIG from the coding sequence ATGGCAGTATCCGTAAGATTAAATAAAGAGGATGAGGCGTTGATTCGAAACTATGCGCAGATGAAGAACCTGTCGGTTTCCGAGGCCATTCGTCAGGCGGTCATGGAAAAGATTGAGGACGAGTTTGATTTAAAGGTTTATTATGAGGCCATGGCGGAATATAAAGAAAATCCGGTGACCTACACCTTGGACGAAGTGGAAAGAGAGCTGGAAATTGGCTGA